In Anopheles bellator chromosome 2, idAnoBellAS_SP24_06.2, whole genome shotgun sequence, the genomic stretch AATGCCTTGCGTAGAGACGTGTCATCTACGACTTAAACTATTGTTTCGCGATAGCCCTTCACAACTTTAACCCGAGTGCGTCGTACAAATGTAATTCAGTCACCTGGCGAGAATGCAGCTGTCTTTCCCACGGTTGACAGCTCTCAAACATGTTGTTTTTTGGCCGTTACTAAAGGGCGTCGACTCAAAGTTAGCGTTAGTTCCATTATAAATTCTTTAATGATGTTTATACggaaatgataataacaagGATTGTTGAGGGGATTCAAAGCATTGATCGAACCTTTGTTAAGCAATGCAATCGTTTAGCTGTTTATTTAAAAGATTTTTTGTAGTTAAGATTACGAAAACCCGCGTGAGCCttccagcaaaacaaacagcatagCAAGGATACATTTTGTGGCAGATTGGATCGGTTTTACCTTTTATTTACACCGTTTGGTTTTCTGTAACATTTGCCAAAACTACACTTCAAGTTGCGCCATTGTATTAAAACTGGCCCGACAGGAACTTGGAAAGAAAGTctgtcggtttcggttcttgGCTTTCCTTCCAGTAGCGCATAATATGTCCCTTTTGCTTCCAGATTTGGACCGACTCTTTTAGCTCCATTTGCCCTTTGATGACGAGCATATCGATCACACGAATATCGGAAACGCTTTTGTGTTTGAGAAACTCTTCCCGCAGCTTCTCTCGGCATTGTTCGACAGATTTCGGGATATCGTAGTCCATCACTGGCGACCGCACGGTAGACATAGagaaaaacgagaaacaaaGCAAATATACCTGTAGTTAttggaacaacaacaaacggcgaTCCAATCGATAACGCAGCAGAGCAGTGTGTACTGGGAGAGCTTTCTTATGACATAACACAACACCGATTCTCACCGATGTACGGGATTTGACGATACCACGCCTTGTAGAGGTTGAGCACGCGTTTGCGTGCCTCCTCGCGGTCCACGGATAAGATCGGTCGCACTGACTGCACCGTTCGGCGCACGGCTTCACGGCTAGCCATTTCCTTGTTTAAGCAAAATCTACCGTGCAAGACGTTTCTGCTACCGTGAGAATTCTGCAACAATCGAATATGTTGTGACAGTTGTTTTTTTACACCTTGTCAGTCGGACCCAGATGTTTTGCACTATGGGAGCGAAGAGAAGTTAAATTCGTGTATTGTTAACAAATCATTATGAataaaaaacatgaaaatgcaAGTAATAATGTCATTTGATGTGTTCAAGCAAAGCAGTTGATAAGCATCCTTTAGCAAATTTGAAAAGGAGTGGGCAGCAGCCTGAACTTAGCCTGCataaaatgaatttctttACGAACGAATGTCAATTAACAGTTACCCCGTTTCTAAAGGGATGAATGTAAGATtccataaacaaaacaaacaacatttcattttatttacgGCACGACGCTAGTGAAGTTAGAAATACGGTGTTTGTTAGCTAAAGCTAAG encodes the following:
- the LOC131212146 gene encoding NADH dehydrogenase [ubiquinone] 1 alpha subcomplex subunit 6 encodes the protein MASREAVRRTVQSVRPILSVDREEARKRVLNLYKAWYRQIPYIVMDYDIPKSVEQCREKLREEFLKHKSVSDIRVIDMLVIKGQMELKESVQIWKQKGHIMRYWKESQEPKPTDFLSKFLSGQF